One genomic region from Microcystis panniformis FACHB-1757 encodes:
- the ribBA gene encoding bifunctional 3,4-dihydroxy-2-butanone-4-phosphate synthase/GTP cyclohydrolase II, whose product MPVTVTSIAFDSIDTALAEIKAGRAIVVVDDENRENEGDIICAAQFATPDLINFMAVQARGLICLAMTGERLDALELPLMVTKNTDSNQTAFTVSIDAAPHLGVKTGISAEDRAKTVQVAINPVTRPDDLTRPGHVFPIRAKAGGVLKRAGHTEAAVDLARLAGLYPAGVICEIQNPDGSMARLPQLFEYARQHNLKLISIADLISYRLKHDRFVHRETVCNFPSQFGTFQLYAYRNLLDQTEHIAIVKGDPALFGDQPVMVRMHSECLTGDALGSLRCDCRQQLQSALKMIENNGLGVVVYLRQEGRGIGLINKLKAYSLQDMGLDTVEANERLGFPADLRDYGMGAQMLNDLGVRNIRLITNNPRKIAGLKGYGLEIVERVPLLIEANDYNSNYLATKAEKLGHLFLQTYLVTIALSWGENPPSISQRYHQLEKLRQLSRANQLSLQEETRPVANALFDRAPLIVHLGLDIRQGVSSNWYKNPSHPYLLVIDKILNDVKDWSEIERLEFLISDGDDSMTGLQMKLDRQKMSDEDFSQLPQLATQIIYSFTRDSAKN is encoded by the coding sequence ATGCCTGTGACTGTCACTTCGATCGCTTTTGACTCTATCGATACTGCCTTAGCGGAAATCAAAGCCGGACGTGCCATTGTCGTAGTTGATGATGAGAATCGCGAAAATGAAGGAGATATAATCTGTGCGGCCCAATTTGCCACCCCCGATCTGATTAACTTCATGGCAGTGCAAGCTCGCGGTTTAATCTGTCTGGCAATGACGGGAGAGCGTCTTGATGCTCTCGAATTACCGTTGATGGTGACAAAAAACACCGATAGCAATCAAACCGCTTTTACTGTTAGCATCGATGCCGCTCCCCATTTAGGGGTTAAAACTGGCATTTCAGCAGAAGATCGGGCGAAAACAGTGCAAGTTGCCATTAATCCAGTCACTCGTCCCGACGATCTCACCCGTCCCGGTCATGTCTTCCCGATTCGTGCTAAGGCCGGTGGAGTCTTAAAACGCGCCGGTCATACGGAGGCAGCCGTGGATCTGGCTCGATTAGCTGGGTTGTATCCGGCGGGAGTTATCTGTGAGATCCAAAATCCCGACGGTTCCATGGCCCGTTTACCGCAACTATTTGAATACGCTCGTCAACATAATCTCAAGTTAATTAGCATTGCCGATCTGATCAGTTATCGCTTAAAACATGATCGCTTTGTCCATCGGGAAACGGTCTGTAATTTTCCTAGTCAATTCGGCACTTTTCAGCTTTATGCCTACCGAAATTTATTAGATCAAACCGAACACATCGCTATTGTGAAAGGTGATCCTGCTCTCTTTGGCGATCAACCTGTAATGGTACGAATGCACTCAGAATGTCTGACTGGGGATGCTTTGGGATCCTTGCGTTGCGATTGTCGGCAACAGTTACAAAGTGCCTTAAAAATGATTGAAAACAACGGTTTAGGGGTGGTGGTTTACCTGCGACAGGAAGGCCGGGGAATTGGTTTAATTAATAAGCTAAAAGCCTATTCTTTACAGGATATGGGACTAGATACGGTGGAAGCCAACGAAAGGTTAGGATTTCCCGCCGATTTGCGCGATTATGGCATGGGAGCGCAAATGCTCAACGATTTGGGGGTGAGAAATATTCGTTTAATTACCAATAATCCGCGTAAAATTGCCGGATTAAAAGGCTACGGTTTGGAAATAGTCGAGCGAGTACCTTTGCTGATCGAGGCTAATGATTATAATTCCAATTATCTGGCCACAAAAGCGGAAAAGTTAGGACATCTATTCTTACAAACCTATCTAGTCACCATCGCTCTCAGTTGGGGGGAAAATCCGCCGTCAATTTCGCAAAGATATCATCAATTAGAGAAGTTACGGCAGTTAAGTCGCGCTAATCAATTATCTCTCCAAGAAGAAACCCGACCGGTAGCCAATGCCCTTTTTGATCGCGCCCCTTTGATCGTACATTTAGGTTTAGATATTCGTCAGGGTGTCAGCAGTAATTGGTATAAAAATCCTTCCCATCCTTATCTTCTGGTTATTGACAAGATATTAAATGACGTTAAAGATTGGTCGGAAATTGAACGCTTAGAATTTTTAATTTCCGACGGAGACGATTCGATGACGGGATTACAAATGAAACTTGATCGTCAAAAAATGTCCGATGAAGATTTCTCACAATTACCACAATTAGCTACCCAAATTATCTACAGTTTTACTCGTGATTCAGCAAAAAATTAG
- a CDS encoding phycobilisome linker polypeptide: MAITTSASRLGTTAFSEVAPVELRPDWSRDDAQAVIRAVYRQVLGNDYIMRSERLTSAESLLCNGSITVREFVRAVAKSELYKNKFFYGNFQTRVIELNIKHLLGRAPYDESEVVYHLDLYENKGFEADIDSYIDSAEYTENFGDSIVPYYRGFATQPGQKTVGFTRMFQLYRGYANSDRSQIAGKTSRLAVELAQNGASAVVGPSGGSDGWAYRPSAQRNTPSKALGGSVAYGDVGKLYRVEIAAISKPGYPRVRRSSKAIIVPFEQLNNTLQQINRLGGKVASITPASLN; the protein is encoded by the coding sequence GTGGCAATTACTACCTCAGCTTCTCGTTTAGGGACAACCGCTTTTAGCGAGGTTGCTCCCGTGGAATTACGTCCCGATTGGTCCCGTGACGACGCACAGGCGGTTATTCGCGCCGTCTATCGTCAGGTGCTAGGCAATGACTATATCATGCGTTCCGAGCGCCTTACCAGTGCCGAATCCTTACTCTGCAACGGTTCGATCACCGTGCGGGAATTCGTCCGCGCCGTGGCCAAATCGGAACTGTATAAGAACAAATTCTTCTACGGTAACTTCCAAACCCGCGTCATCGAACTTAATATCAAACATCTTTTAGGTCGCGCTCCCTACGATGAGTCGGAAGTGGTCTATCACCTCGATCTCTATGAAAACAAAGGATTCGAGGCCGATATCGACTCCTACATCGATTCCGCTGAATATACCGAAAACTTCGGCGATAGCATCGTTCCCTACTATCGCGGTTTCGCCACCCAACCCGGTCAAAAAACCGTGGGATTTACCCGGATGTTCCAACTCTATCGCGGTTATGCCAACAGCGATCGCTCTCAGATTGCCGGCAAAACCTCCCGTTTAGCGGTGGAATTAGCTCAAAACGGTGCTTCGGCAGTAGTCGGTCCCTCCGGTGGCAGCGATGGTTGGGCCTATCGTCCCTCTGCTCAACGCAACACCCCCAGTAAAGCTCTTGGTGGTAGTGTGGCCTATGGTGATGTGGGTAAGCTCTATCGCGTGGAAATTGCCGCTATTAGCAAACCGGGTTATCCCCGTGTCCGTCGCAGTAGCAAAGCGATTATCGTCCCCTTTGAACAGTTAAATAACACCCTGCAACAGATCAACCGTCTCGGTGGCAAAGTTGCCAGCATCACCCCCGCTAGTTTGAACTAA